Below is a genomic region from Delftia tsuruhatensis.
ATGGCGTAGCCGGCGGCCATGGCCTGCGAGGGGGCGGTCAGCGTCTCGGGCGACAGCCAGCCGATGCGCGAGGCCGTCTCCCACAGCACCAGCAGCAGGGCCGGACCGATCAGCAGCATGCCTTGCGACAGGCGCTCGGGCACCAGTGGCGGGGCGGGCTTTGTGCTGCCGGGTGGTGGCTGGCGGAGGGCCGGGCCGGGGGCGGCAAGCTCCAGTCGTGCAGGTGGCATGGACGGTCCCTCAGCGGTTGGCCACGATGACGCTGTCATAGGTGGGCACGAAAGAGCCCGTGGCATCCAGGCGCTGGGGCAGGGTGCCGGCCGCGTGCAGGATGTCGATCAGCTTCTGGTGGTGGGGCCGGGCCTCGGCGGCGGTCTGGAACAGCAGGTCCGACTGCGAGGCCAGGATGGCGGCCGTGCTCTCGGCATCGATGCGCTGGAACTGCGTGTAGTAGTGGCGGCCCCATTCCTGGGCATGGGCATTGCTCCACTTGCCGGCGCGCACGAAGGCGCCCAGGAATTCGACGATGGCCCGGGACTTGCCCGCGTCGGCCAGCACCTCGGGTCGGGCATAGAGGTAGGAGGTGGCGGGCAGCAGCGTGCGCTCCTGCGGATCGGGCACGGGACGGGCACCGATCTGCCTGCCCAGGCGGGTGACATGGGGCTCCATCAGCACGGCCACGTCCACGGCCTTGGCGCGCAGCGCGTCATTGAGCTCGGCCACGCGCAGGTTCACCAGCTTCACGTCGGCCAGCGTCAGGCCCGCGCGTGCCAGCGCCTCGATCAGGAAGACCTGGCGGCCCGAGCCCTCCACGTAGCTCACGCGCTTGCCACGCAGCTCGGCCAGGCGCTCGATGCCGGCATCTGCGCGCTGCACCAGCCGATACTGGGCGCGCTCGCGCGTGAAGGTGGCGATGATGGGCAGCTGCACACCGGCCGCACGCGCCTGTATGGGCGGCGTGTCGCCCACATAGGCGATGTCCAGCGCGCCGGCGCGGATGGCCTCGAAGATGGCGGGGCCGCCCGCGAAGTTGGGCAGCTCCAGCGCGAAGTCCAGCCGCTTGCGCTCGCCGCTGGCCTCCAGCAGGTGGCGCAGCAGCTCGCTCTGGTCGGCCACGACCAGCCGGGTGTTTCGGGAGGGCGCCGCGGCGCGTGCGGCGGTCGTGGAAGCCAGGGCGGCAGTGGCCAGCAGGGACGATGCGGCCAGCAGGAAACGACGCTTGTTCACGCGCTCCATCCTCAAGGAATTGCAATGGGATGGATGCTAGTCAGCGTACTTCAGATGCGGAAATGCCGATTGCGTATTTGCAAACGCGCGCCGCGCACATGGGGGCGCGGCGCCGGGCGGCTTCAGGCGAAGACCGGGCGCATGAAGCTGCGCTCGTAGCTGAGGATGCAGCGCGTGTCCTCCGCGTAGCGGAAGGCAGCCTGGCATTCGGGGTCCTGCATGGACTTGATGCGGTACTCCTCGTACAGCGCCATGCTGGGAAAGCTGAACATGGCCAGCGCCACGTTGTTGGCGCCTTCGGAGGGCAGGAAGTAGCCGTGGTGCTTGCCGCCGAATTTCTCGACCAGCGGAATCCAGGTCCGGCCGTAGTGCTCGAATTCCTTGGTCTTGAACGGGTCGATGATGTAGCGCAGGTAGCAGGTGATCATGTCTGGATGCAAAGGCGTGGGGGAAGCCGCGGCAGCGGGTGCCGCGGCCCAGCGATCCTACAGCTTGAACGAGGCCGTCAGGCGCGACAGTTTCTCCGACTCCTGCTGCAGCACCTGCGTGGCGGCCGAGGACTGCTCGACCAGGGCGGCGTTCTGCTGGGTCACGCGGTCCATGTCGGTCACGGCAAGGCCCACCTGCTCGATGCCGCTGCTTTGCTCGCGGCTGGCGGCGGCGATCTCGGTGACGATGCCCGTGATGTTGCGCACCGTGGTGACCACCTCGCGCATGGTCTGCCCTGCCTGGTCCACCAGCGTGGCGCCCGCGTCCACGCGTTCCACGGAGGCCTGGATCAGCGTCTTGATCTCGCGCGCCGCCGAGGCGCTGCGCTGCGCCAGCGTGCGCACCTCGCCGGCCACGACCGCGAAGCCGCGCCCGTGATCGCCCGCACGCGCGGCCTCCACCGCCGCGTTGAGCGCGAGGATGTTGGTCTGGAAGGCGATGCCGTCGATCACGCCGATGATGTCCACCACCCGGCGCGAGGAGGTGTTGATCTCGCCCATCGTGGTCACCACCTGGTCCACCACGGCGCCGCCGCGCTCGGCCACCGCGCTGGCACCCGAGGCGATCTGGCTGGCCTGGCTGGCGTTTTCGGCGTTCTGGTGCACGGTGGCCGTCAGCTGCTCCATGGAGGCCGCAGTTTCCTCCAGCGAGCTGGCCTGCTGCTCCGTGCGCTGCGACAGGTCCATGCTGCCCGTGGCGATCTCACCGGCCGAGCGGTGGATGATGCCCGCCGTGTCATGGATGCGCATCACCAGCTGGCGCAACTGGGCGCTCATGCGCTGCACGGCGGCGATCACGCTGCCTTCGGGCGCGTGCGCCGTGCCATCGAGCCCGGAATGCGACAGGTCCCCGGCCGCGATGCGGTTGGCGATCTCGGCCGCCACGGAGGGCTCGCCGCCGATGGCCCGCAGCACGCTGCGCGTGGCCAGCCAGGCGATCACCGACAGCAGCGCGCCGAGCACGGTCAGCGCAGCGACCGACTTGATGATGGTGGCGACGAAGGCCTGCTGGATGTCATCCACATAGTCGCCCGCGATCAGGTCCCAGCTCCAGGAGGTGGAGCGCTTGACATAGGCCAGTTTCTCGCTGGGCTCCTTGGCGCCGGGCCGGGGCCACCAGTAGGTGAGGTAGCCGCTGCCCTGGGACGACCGGCCCGTGGCGGCGATGTCGCGGTACAGATAGGCGCCCTTGGCGTCCTGGAAGCCGCCCATGTTCTTGCCGTTGATGCCCGGGCTCGCGGGGTTGTTGAGCACCACGGAATCCGTGGTGATGCTGGTGATGTAGCCCGCGCCGCCGCCGTAGCGCAACTGCCCCACGCGTGCGATCGCGGTGGCCTTGGCGTCTTCTTCTGACCGCTTGCCGGCCTTGGCTTCCGCGGCGATGGCCGCGATCAGGCTGTCGGCCGAGTCCACGAAATCGCGCAGCGCCTGCTGCCGGGCCTCATAGGCCTTGTCGCGGGCCTGGTAGGCGTTGAAAAGGGTGAGCGCAAGCAGCGCGAGCAGGCAGAAAACCAGCGGGGCCAGCAGTTTCTGGCGAAGGGACAGGGCAGGCATGGGCAGGGTGCGTGAAAAGGCGGAAACGACGGACGGACCACGGAAGCCGGTCTCCCGGTTGCGGTGCCCTTGCGGCGCAGGTCGAACAGGCGCCGGTTGGAGGGCTTGGTACCCGGTCTATCGGCAGTTCGGCCGGTATCTGAAAGGCCGCGGAACGCGAAATCTGCACGGCACCCGAAGCGCCATGGGCCTCAACCCTGCAGCGCCCCTGCCAGAAACTCGGCCGTGGCCTGCACGCGGGCCGTGCGCTGCAAATCGGGGTGCATGACCTGCCAGACCTCGTAGTCGGCCGCGCGCGTGCGCCGGGGCCAGATGCGCACCAGGCCTTCACGCTCGCCCAGGCCCACGGGCATTTCCCCCAGGCCGATGCCGGCGGCCACCGCCTTGCGCACCAGCATGCTGGAGTTGGCCGCCATGGCGATCGTGCCCTGGCGCGCGGGCACGTCGACCAGGGTGGGGAATGGCCGCTGTTGCAGATGGGGGCCGTAGACCACGAGCTGGTGGCCGCGCAGCTCGTCCTCGGCCACGGGCTCGCCGAAGCGCGCCAGATAGGCCGCGCTGGCGAACAGGCCCACAGGCCAGGCGACCACGCGGCGCACCACCAGCTCGGGTGCTTCGGGGCGGATGTTGCGGAAGGCGATGTCCGCCTGCCGGCGGCCCAGGTTGAGCATCTGCGTGGAGATCTCCAGGTCCACGCGGATCTGCGGCCAGCGCTGCTGCAGGCGCGCGATGGCGGGCAGCAGGAATTCGGTGGCGATGGAGTCGGTGCTGGTCACGCGCACCAGGCCGGCCGGGCTGTCGTCCAGGCCTTCGATGCGGGTGCGCAGGTCCAGGGCCGCGCTCTCCATGCGCCGCGCGGCGCCCAGCGCCGCCTCGCCGGCGGCAGTGAGCAGGTAGCCGTCCCTGGCGCGCAGGAAGAGCTTGCTGCCCAGCTCGGCCTCCAGGGCGTTCAGGCGCCGCCCCACCGTGGCCTGGTCCACGCCCAGGCTGCGTGCGGCCGCGCGCAGCGAGGGGGCGCGCGTCAGCGCGAGAAAGATGCGGGTGTCGTCCCAGTCCATGGCCGTCTTGTGTGATGCATAAATGCAGCACTATAGAGCAGGATTGCTGCGTTCGAGCAGGCATTTGCCGGCGTAAGCTTTGCGCTCTGATCTGATTTCCCTTTCCTTCCAGCCATGACAAACACACCGACCATGCAAGCCATCGTTTTCGACGACTTTGGAGGGCCCGAAGTCCTGGTGGCCCGCGAGGTGGCCCGGCCCGACGTCCGACCCCATGACCTGCTGGTGCGCAACGTCTCCATCGGCGTCAACCGGGCCGATGTCTCGCACCGCAAGGGAGCCTATGGCCGCGCGCACTTCGGCGAATCGGACCTGATGGGACTGGAGGTCGCCGGCACCGTGGTGGAGGTGGGCGCGCAGGTGCAGGGCTTCGCCGTGGGCGACCGCGTCATGGGCATCGTGGGCGGCGGCGCCTATGCCGAGTTCTCGCGCATGGACCACCGCATGGCCATGCACGTGCCCGAAGGCCTGTCCCTGGTCGATGCCGGCGCCGTGGCCGAGGTCTTCGTGACCGCGCACGAGGCCCTGTTCCACCTGGCCGGCCTGCAGCCGGGCGAATCGGTGCTGGTGCATGCGGCCGGCAGCGGCGTGGGCTCGGCGGCGGTGCAATTGGCGCATGCGGCGGGCGCGCGCGTGTTCGCCACGGCCAGCGGCGACAAGCGCCAGGCCGTGCGGGGCCTTGGCGCGGACGAGTTCATCGACTACCGCAGCGAAGACTTCCAGGCCGTGGTGGCCGACAGGACCGCGGGCAAGGGCGTGGACGTGGTCATCGACTTCATCGGCGCTCCCTACCTGGAGCGCAACCTGCGCGCGCTGGGCATGGGCGGGCGCATGGTCTGCGTGGGGCTGCTGGGCGGCGCGCAGGCGCAGTCCGTTCCCATGGACCAGCTGCTGTACAAGCACCTGCGCATCTTCGGCACCGTCATGAAGTCGCGCTCGCCCGAGGTCAAGCAAGCCATGGTCCGGCGCTTCGCCCAGCGCTGGCTGCCCGCACTGGCCAGCGGCATGATCCGCCCCGTGATCGACAGCACCTACCCGCTGGCCCAGGCCGCCCAGGCCCATCGGCGCATGGAGTCCGGCAAGAGCGTGGGCAAGCTGCTGTTGCTGCCCGGGCAGGCATGAGAGCGCCCGGGGCCCGCCGGGGACAGGGCCGTCCCCTCGGATCGCCGGCAGCCCTGGGGCGTTTGCGGCCCACGACACGTATTCGACCCGAAGCGGACATCGTCCGGCCTTGAATCACGCCGGCCATCGGTGGCGAGCTAGAATGCCCGCATCGGGAAAGCAGCCTCCCGTTCCGCAAGGGTAGACGGTGTCTCGTCCAAGCGCTGGCAATCCTCTATGGAGTTTCTATGGACACCGCTTTGCCCAAATCGGCCGATTCGGGCCCTCCCACCTCCCTTTCGCTCTCCGAAGCGCTTCCTTTCTGGCTGAAGCTTGGCTTCATCAGTTTTGGCGGTCCAGCCGGGCAGATCGCGCTCATGCACGAGGAGCTCGTGGAGCGCCGCCGATGGATTTCCGAAAAGCGTTTCCTGCATGCCCTGAACTACTGCATGCTGCTGCCTGGGCCTGAAGCCCAGCAGCTTGCCACCTACCTGGGCTGGCTGCTTCACCGGACATGGGGCGGCGTCGTGGCAGGCGCGCTGTTTGTCCTGCCCTCGCTTGCCATCATCATCGCCTTGTCATGGCTTTACATGGCCCATGGCGATGCTCCTGTGGTGGCAGGCTTCTTCCATGGCATCAAGCCGGCCGTCACCGCACTGGTGGTGCAGGCTGCTTTCCGGGTGGGCTCCCGGTCCCTGAAAAACGGCTGGCATTGGAGCATCGCTGTTGCGGCCTTCGTCGCCATCTTCGCGCTGCAGGCCCCCTTTCCGCTCATCGTCTTGGCCGCGGCAGCCGTTGGCTTCGTGGGCGGAAAGATGCGTCCTGCTGCGTTTGGCGGTGGCGCCAGCCACGGCAAGGGGACACCGCATCGGGACGCGAGGCCGGCACTCATCGATGACAACACACCGACACCGCTCCATGCCCGGTTCTCCTGGCGCCGTTTCTGGCGGGTTCTTGCGGTCTGCATGGCCTTGTGGATCGTTGCCATCGGCAGCTTGGCCGCCGTGTTCGGGCCGCACTCCACGCTGACCCGGATGGGTTGGTTCTTCACCAAGGCGGCCCTGATGACGTTTGGCGGGGCCTATGCCGTGCTGCCCTATGTCTACCAGGGAGCTGTGGACCACTTCCAGTGGCTGACGGCAGCGCAGATGATGGATGGCCTGGCCTTGGGGGAGACCACGCCTGGACCGATGATCATGGTCGTGTCCTTTGTCGCCTTCGTCGGGGGCTGGACCCAGGCCCTCTTCGGAACGGACTCGTTGCTCCTCGCCGGGACCGTGGCAGCGACGGTAGTGACCTTCTTCACTTTCCTGCCGTCTTTCCTGTTCATCCTGATCGGGGGACCTTTCATCGAGTCCACCCACGACAACCTGAAATTCACCGCACCGCTGGCCGGGATCACCTGCGCCGTGGTGGGTGTCATCGTGAACCTGGCTGTCTTCTTCGCCTATCACGTCATCTGGCCGAAAGGGTTGGCAGCGGGCATCGACTGGCCTTCGGTCGCCATCGGCATCGCAGCTGCGATCGCATTGATGCGCTTCAAGGTCAACGTGATCCATGTCATCCTGACAGCGGGGCTGACAGGGCTGGCCCTCAGGCTCTGGACCTGATTGCGCTCGCGCCGCCTTGGCCAGATGTCCGTTGGGGAGGTGATTTCAGCCGGTCGAGCAGGGCATTCATCCAGTGTTTCAGCCGGTGTCCTGAATCCCGGCGTCTTTGCGGGACGTTGGCGCAATTGCCTTGCCATCGCATCAGAAAGCCTGCCAGTCGCCATAATCAGCGCCATGGCTTCCTGGCGCTTTGCGCCTCTTTCCGAGGCGTGCCGCCGCTTTCCGCGGTCCGGCGGGCGCAGGGCTCGGCGCGCGGCGCCGCGCTGTATATTGGCTTTCGTCACAGACCATTGAAGAAGACCCCATGTCGATCCCATCCATTCTGAAATCCACCGTGGCGGCACTGGCGATCGTGACCGGCGGTGCGCTGCATGCCCAGGGCACGCCCATCGATGCCGCCGCGTTCGACGCGCTGGTGGCCCAGGGCCCCGTGGCCGACGCGGCGACCATCGCGTCGAGCACCTGGGCCAGCAAGATCAAGCAGGCCGGCACGCTGCGCCTGGGCGGCACGCAGACCTCGAATCTCTTTTCGCTGCTCAACGAGAAGGATGGCAAGCTGCGCGGCTTCGACGCGGGCCTGGCCCAACTGCTCACGCGCTACATCCTGGGCGATGCGGCCAAGTACCAGTTCACGCAGGTGAACTCGTCCACGCGCGAGCAGGTGCTGATCAACGGCCAGGTGGACCTGGTGTTCGCCACCTACTCCATCACTCCCGCGCGGGCCGAGAAGATCTCGTTCGCCGGGCCGTACTACACCTCGCAGGCCGGGGTGCTGGTGAAGGCGAACAACAAGGCGATCCAGTCGTACACCGATCTGGCTGGCAAGAAAGTGGCCACGCAGGCCGGCTCCACGGGGCCCGCCATCCTGGCGCAGCACGCGCCCAAGGCCGTGGTGCAGGAGTTCCAGACGCACCAGGAGGCGCTGGACGCCCTGCGCCAGGGCCGCGTGGACGCCTATGTGACCGATTACACGCTGCTGCTCAACGCCCTGAGCCTGGGCGCCAGCAATGCGCGGCTGGCGGGCGCGCCCTTTGGCGAGCAGGACCCCTACGGCATCGGCCTGCCCAAAGGCTCGGATGGCGTGGCCTTCGTCAATGCCTTCCTGAAGAAGGTGGAGGCCGATGGCACCTGGGCCAGGCTGTGGACGGTGTCCATCGGCCAGCGCACGGGTAGCACCGCAGTTCCCACGCCGCCCGCCCGTCCCTGATCGATGGGTGAGGTTTCCAGGCTCCTGGCCGAGCATGGGCCTGCCTTCTGGCAGGCCTTGTTGCTGACGTGGAAGCTGACGGCCCTGTCCTTCGTGCCCGGCTTTGTGCTGGGCATCGTGGTGACGGTGCTGCGGCTGCTGCCCGTGCCGCCGCTGCGCTTCGTGCTGACGGGCTATGTGGAGATCTTCCGCAACATCCCCAGCGTGGCGCTGCTGATCTTCATCGTGTTCGCCCTGCCCGAGCTGGAGGTGGTTATCGACTACGAGCCCAGCGTGATCCTCACGCTGACGCTGGTGTGCTCCGCCTTCACGGCGGACTATCTGCGCGCGGGCATCAACACCGTGGCCGGCGGGCAGGTCGAGGCAGCGCTGAGCCTGGGCATGCGGCCCATGCAGGTCATTTGCTCGGTGGTTCTGCCGCAGGCGCTGCGCACCGTGGTGCAGCCCGTGACCTCGCTGCTGATCGCGCTGATGCTGTCCACCTCGCTGGCCTCACAGGTGCCCATGGCGGGCCGGGAGCTGACGGCGCTGGTGTCCAAGATGGCCAACGATTCCGCTGCCGGCATGGCCGCCTTCGGGGTGGCGGCCACGCTGTATGTGGCCACCGGCCTGCTGATCGCCTGGGCCGGCGCCGCCCTGGAAAAGAAGCTGCGGATACTGCGATGAGCCGCCACCTGGAAGACATTCTGTTCGGCGCCCCCAGCCCCCGCGCCCGCACCGTCACCCGGACGGTGAGCGTGGTTGCGGCGGCCCTGCTGCTGGTGCTGGCGGCGGCGGTGGCGTCGCGCTTTCATTCCCAGGGGCAGCTCGATGCCAGGTTCTGGGAGTTCTTCACCTGGCCCACGACCTGGGCCTTCCTGGGCCGGGGCCTGCTGGGCACGCTGGCATCGTCGGCCATGGCCGCCGCCATTGCGCTGGCCCTGGGGCTGGCGCTGATGGTGGGACGCCTGTCGCGTCTGCGGCTGGTGCGCTGGCCCAGCATCGCGCTCATCGAGTTCCTGCGCGGCACGCCGACGCTGTTGCTGATCTATGTGTGCTTCCTGGTGCTGCCAGCGGCCGGCATCAAGCTCGGCACCTATTGGATGCTGACCCTGCCGGTCGGCCTGAGCACGGCCGCCGTGGTGGCCGAGGTCTACCGCGCAGGCGTGCTGGCCGTGCCCCGGGGTCAGACCGATGCCGCGCGCAGCCTGGGGCTGACCGAAGCCCAGGTGTTCCTGCTCGTGGTCTTCCCCCAGGCCCTGCGTTTCATCGTGCCAGCCCTGGTGGCGCAACTGGTCATCGTGGTCAAGGACACCACTTTCGGCTATGTGGTCACCTACGGTGAACTCATGCAGAACGCCAAGGTGCTCATCGCCAACTACCAGGCCCTGGTGCCCGTGTACCTGGTGGTCGCCGCGCTGTATTGCCTGGTGAACTACGGCATATCGAGGGCGAGCAAGCGGCT
It encodes:
- a CDS encoding ABC transporter substrate-binding protein, which translates into the protein MERVNKRRFLLAASSLLATAALASTTAARAAAPSRNTRLVVADQSELLRHLLEASGERKRLDFALELPNFAGGPAIFEAIRAGALDIAYVGDTPPIQARAAGVQLPIIATFTRERAQYRLVQRADAGIERLAELRGKRVSYVEGSGRQVFLIEALARAGLTLADVKLVNLRVAELNDALRAKAVDVAVLMEPHVTRLGRQIGARPVPDPQERTLLPATSYLYARPEVLADAGKSRAIVEFLGAFVRAGKWSNAHAQEWGRHYYTQFQRIDAESTAAILASQSDLLFQTAAEARPHHQKLIDILHAAGTLPQRLDATGSFVPTYDSVIVANR
- a CDS encoding amino acid ABC transporter permease, coding for MSRHLEDILFGAPSPRARTVTRTVSVVAAALLLVLAAAVASRFHSQGQLDARFWEFFTWPTTWAFLGRGLLGTLASSAMAAAIALALGLALMVGRLSRLRLVRWPSIALIEFLRGTPTLLLIYVCFLVLPAAGIKLGTYWMLTLPVGLSTAAVVAEVYRAGVLAVPRGQTDAARSLGLTEAQVFLLVVFPQALRFIVPALVAQLVIVVKDTTFGYVVTYGELMQNAKVLIANYQALVPVYLVVAALYCLVNYGISRASKRLGRPRR
- the chrA gene encoding chromate efflux transporter; this encodes MDTALPKSADSGPPTSLSLSEALPFWLKLGFISFGGPAGQIALMHEELVERRRWISEKRFLHALNYCMLLPGPEAQQLATYLGWLLHRTWGGVVAGALFVLPSLAIIIALSWLYMAHGDAPVVAGFFHGIKPAVTALVVQAAFRVGSRSLKNGWHWSIAVAAFVAIFALQAPFPLIVLAAAAVGFVGGKMRPAAFGGGASHGKGTPHRDARPALIDDNTPTPLHARFSWRRFWRVLAVCMALWIVAIGSLAAVFGPHSTLTRMGWFFTKAALMTFGGAYAVLPYVYQGAVDHFQWLTAAQMMDGLALGETTPGPMIMVVSFVAFVGGWTQALFGTDSLLLAGTVAATVVTFFTFLPSFLFILIGGPFIESTHDNLKFTAPLAGITCAVVGVIVNLAVFFAYHVIWPKGLAAGIDWPSVAIGIAAAIALMRFKVNVIHVILTAGLTGLALRLWT
- a CDS encoding methyl-accepting chemotaxis protein; this encodes MPALSLRQKLLAPLVFCLLALLALTLFNAYQARDKAYEARQQALRDFVDSADSLIAAIAAEAKAGKRSEEDAKATAIARVGQLRYGGGAGYITSITTDSVVLNNPASPGINGKNMGGFQDAKGAYLYRDIAATGRSSQGSGYLTYWWPRPGAKEPSEKLAYVKRSTSWSWDLIAGDYVDDIQQAFVATIIKSVAALTVLGALLSVIAWLATRSVLRAIGGEPSVAAEIANRIAAGDLSHSGLDGTAHAPEGSVIAAVQRMSAQLRQLVMRIHDTAGIIHRSAGEIATGSMDLSQRTEQQASSLEETAASMEQLTATVHQNAENASQASQIASGASAVAERGGAVVDQVVTTMGEINTSSRRVVDIIGVIDGIAFQTNILALNAAVEAARAGDHGRGFAVVAGEVRTLAQRSASAAREIKTLIQASVERVDAGATLVDQAGQTMREVVTTVRNITGIVTEIAAASREQSSGIEQVGLAVTDMDRVTQQNAALVEQSSAATQVLQQESEKLSRLTASFKL
- a CDS encoding NAD(P)H-quinone oxidoreductase codes for the protein MQAIVFDDFGGPEVLVAREVARPDVRPHDLLVRNVSIGVNRADVSHRKGAYGRAHFGESDLMGLEVAGTVVEVGAQVQGFAVGDRVMGIVGGGAYAEFSRMDHRMAMHVPEGLSLVDAGAVAEVFVTAHEALFHLAGLQPGESVLVHAAGSGVGSAAVQLAHAAGARVFATASGDKRQAVRGLGADEFIDYRSEDFQAVVADRTAGKGVDVVIDFIGAPYLERNLRALGMGGRMVCVGLLGGAQAQSVPMDQLLYKHLRIFGTVMKSRSPEVKQAMVRRFAQRWLPALASGMIRPVIDSTYPLAQAAQAHRRMESGKSVGKLLLLPGQA
- a CDS encoding NIPSNAP family protein, producing the protein MITCYLRYIIDPFKTKEFEHYGRTWIPLVEKFGGKHHGYFLPSEGANNVALAMFSFPSMALYEEYRIKSMQDPECQAAFRYAEDTRCILSYERSFMRPVFA
- a CDS encoding LysR family transcriptional regulator; translated protein: MDWDDTRIFLALTRAPSLRAAARSLGVDQATVGRRLNALEAELGSKLFLRARDGYLLTAAGEAALGAARRMESAALDLRTRIEGLDDSPAGLVRVTSTDSIATEFLLPAIARLQQRWPQIRVDLEISTQMLNLGRRQADIAFRNIRPEAPELVVRRVVAWPVGLFASAAYLARFGEPVAEDELRGHQLVVYGPHLQQRPFPTLVDVPARQGTIAMAANSSMLVRKAVAAGIGLGEMPVGLGEREGLVRIWPRRTRAADYEVWQVMHPDLQRTARVQATAEFLAGALQG
- a CDS encoding amino acid ABC transporter permease encodes the protein MGEVSRLLAEHGPAFWQALLLTWKLTALSFVPGFVLGIVVTVLRLLPVPPLRFVLTGYVEIFRNIPSVALLIFIVFALPELEVVIDYEPSVILTLTLVCSAFTADYLRAGINTVAGGQVEAALSLGMRPMQVICSVVLPQALRTVVQPVTSLLIALMLSTSLASQVPMAGRELTALVSKMANDSAAGMAAFGVAATLYVATGLLIAWAGAALEKKLRILR
- a CDS encoding glutamate ABC transporter substrate-binding protein, with the translated sequence MSIPSILKSTVAALAIVTGGALHAQGTPIDAAAFDALVAQGPVADAATIASSTWASKIKQAGTLRLGGTQTSNLFSLLNEKDGKLRGFDAGLAQLLTRYILGDAAKYQFTQVNSSTREQVLINGQVDLVFATYSITPARAEKISFAGPYYTSQAGVLVKANNKAIQSYTDLAGKKVATQAGSTGPAILAQHAPKAVVQEFQTHQEALDALRQGRVDAYVTDYTLLLNALSLGASNARLAGAPFGEQDPYGIGLPKGSDGVAFVNAFLKKVEADGTWARLWTVSIGQRTGSTAVPTPPARP